One region of Oryza glaberrima chromosome 7, OglaRS2, whole genome shotgun sequence genomic DNA includes:
- the LOC127780862 gene encoding probable WRKY transcription factor 3 isoform X2 produces the protein MAPNPVGHAPLCCRLVQGNFETFPQQDLVPLTAQEVHSKCITFGRAENLSFIPLATSALVSQHTGSSSVNVTPLQEILTSPSQISNVNTESIGVLQGLPASSIVLDRPTDDGYNWRKYGQKAVKGGEYPKSYYKCTHLNCLVRKNVEHSADGRIVQIIYRGQHTHERPSKRRFKDCGGISDDLDDFSGTTGTSVRSQPDYDDYCRKPIIPSGTMVAPLVKKIEDGDDQLSGSSDNQDEHDDEVRTADGASGDASANEGNVPAPGQKIIVSTTSEIDLLDDGYRWRKYGQKVVKGNPYPRSYYKCTYLGCDVKKQVERSVEEPNAVITTYEGKHIHDVPAARNKSHVVANASLLQNTKSNTYCTEQSYTTITC, from the exons ATGGCGCCCAATCCGGTCGGGCATGCGCCTTTGTGTTGCAGACTGGTGCAG GGCAACTTTGAAACTTTCCCTCAACAGGACTTGGTACCTTTAACAGCACAAGAGGTTCATTCTAAGTGCATTACATTCGGTCGAGCAGAGAACCTGTCTTTTATCCCTTTGGCGACTTCAGCGCTGGTCTCCCAACATACTGGTTCTTCTTCTGTAAATGTGACACCGTTGCAAGAAATTCTGACTTCGCCGTCGCAAATAAGCAATGTCAACACTGAATCTATTGGGGTGTTACAAGGGCTCCCAGCTTCATCCATCGTTCTGGATAGACCTACTGATGATGGATACAACTGGCGAAAGTATGGTCAGAAGGCAGTGAAGGGTGGGGAATATCCAAAGAGCTACTACAAATGCACCCATCTGAACTGTTTGGTCAGGAAAAATGTGGAGCACTCTGCAGATGGACGAATCGTTCAGATAATTTACAGAGGACAACACACTCATGAACGGCCCTCAAAAAGGAGGTTTAAAGATTGTGGTGGTATATCAGATGATTTAGACGATTTCAGTGGCACCACGGGCACTTCAGTCAGATCACAGCCTGATTACGATGATTACTGCAGAAAGCCTATCATTCCAAGTGGCACCATGGTTGCTCCTTTAGTGAAAAAGATTGAAGATGGTGATGACCAATTGTCTGGATCAAGTGATAACCAGGATGAGCATGATGATGAGGTGAGGACTGCTGATGGAGCTTCCGGTGATGCCAGTGCAAATGAAGG GAATGTGCCAGCCCCAGGTCAAAAGATTATAGTGAGTACAACCAGTGAGATCGATCTTTTGGATGATGGTTATAGGTGGCGAAAATATGGACAGAAAGTGGTGAAAGGAAATCCTTACCCAAG GAGTTATTACAAATGCACCTACCTAGGCTGTGATGTAAAGAAGCAAGTTGAGAGATCTGTTGAGGAACCAAATGCTGTGATAACTACATACGAGGGGAAGCATATCCATGATGTGCCTGCTGCAAGGAACAAAAGCCATGTCGTAGCCAATGCCTCTCTATTGCAGAACACAAAGTCGAATACCTACTGCACAGAGCAATCCTACACAACGATCACTTGCTAG
- the LOC127780862 gene encoding probable WRKY transcription factor 3 isoform X1: MAAARRVAGGGGGSLWGPPQPPPSTGGGIPQLPAAAAAPVEGLLDAPFSSSSGGGGGGWPPPPPPLSGTAVLIGYPQGNFETFPQQDLVPLTAQEVHSKCITFGRAENLSFIPLATSALVSQHTGSSSVNVTPLQEILTSPSQISNVNTESIGVLQGLPASSIVLDRPTDDGYNWRKYGQKAVKGGEYPKSYYKCTHLNCLVRKNVEHSADGRIVQIIYRGQHTHERPSKRRFKDCGGISDDLDDFSGTTGTSVRSQPDYDDYCRKPIIPSGTMVAPLVKKIEDGDDQLSGSSDNQDEHDDEVRTADGASGDASANEGNVPAPGQKIIVSTTSEIDLLDDGYRWRKYGQKVVKGNPYPRSYYKCTYLGCDVKKQVERSVEEPNAVITTYEGKHIHDVPAARNKSHVVANASLLQNTKSNTYCTEQSYTTITC; encoded by the exons atggcggccgcgcggcgggtggcgggcggcggcggtggcagcctgTGGGGcccgcctcagccgccgccgtcgaccggaGGGGGCATCCCCCAgctccccgccgcggccgccgccccagTGGAGGGCCTCCTCGACgcccccttctcttcctcctccggtggcggtggcggcggctggccgccgccgcctccgccgctctcCGGCACCGCCGTCCTCATCGGGTACCCCCAG GGCAACTTTGAAACTTTCCCTCAACAGGACTTGGTACCTTTAACAGCACAAGAGGTTCATTCTAAGTGCATTACATTCGGTCGAGCAGAGAACCTGTCTTTTATCCCTTTGGCGACTTCAGCGCTGGTCTCCCAACATACTGGTTCTTCTTCTGTAAATGTGACACCGTTGCAAGAAATTCTGACTTCGCCGTCGCAAATAAGCAATGTCAACACTGAATCTATTGGGGTGTTACAAGGGCTCCCAGCTTCATCCATCGTTCTGGATAGACCTACTGATGATGGATACAACTGGCGAAAGTATGGTCAGAAGGCAGTGAAGGGTGGGGAATATCCAAAGAGCTACTACAAATGCACCCATCTGAACTGTTTGGTCAGGAAAAATGTGGAGCACTCTGCAGATGGACGAATCGTTCAGATAATTTACAGAGGACAACACACTCATGAACGGCCCTCAAAAAGGAGGTTTAAAGATTGTGGTGGTATATCAGATGATTTAGACGATTTCAGTGGCACCACGGGCACTTCAGTCAGATCACAGCCTGATTACGATGATTACTGCAGAAAGCCTATCATTCCAAGTGGCACCATGGTTGCTCCTTTAGTGAAAAAGATTGAAGATGGTGATGACCAATTGTCTGGATCAAGTGATAACCAGGATGAGCATGATGATGAGGTGAGGACTGCTGATGGAGCTTCCGGTGATGCCAGTGCAAATGAAGG GAATGTGCCAGCCCCAGGTCAAAAGATTATAGTGAGTACAACCAGTGAGATCGATCTTTTGGATGATGGTTATAGGTGGCGAAAATATGGACAGAAAGTGGTGAAAGGAAATCCTTACCCAAG GAGTTATTACAAATGCACCTACCTAGGCTGTGATGTAAAGAAGCAAGTTGAGAGATCTGTTGAGGAACCAAATGCTGTGATAACTACATACGAGGGGAAGCATATCCATGATGTGCCTGCTGCAAGGAACAAAAGCCATGTCGTAGCCAATGCCTCTCTATTGCAGAACACAAAGTCGAATACCTACTGCACAGAGCAATCCTACACAACGATCACTTGCTAG
- the LOC127779594 gene encoding eukaryotic translation initiation factor 5A: MSDSEEHHFESKADAGASKTYPQQAGTIRKNGYIVIKNRPCKVVEVSTSKTGKHGHAKCHFVAIDIFNGKKLEDIVPSSHNCDVPHVNRTEYQLIDISEDGFVSLLTESGNTKDDLRLPTDDSLLGQIKTGFGEGKDLVVTVMSAMGEEQICALKDIGPK; the protein is encoded by the exons ATGTCGGACTCCGAGGAGCACCATTTCGAGTCGAAGGCCGACGCTGGGGCGTCCAAGACCTATCCCCAGCAGGCCGGAACCATCCGCAAGAATGGGTATATTGTTATCAAGAACCGCCCCTGCAAG GTGGTGGAGGTTTCTACCTCGAAGACTGGTAAGCACGGTCATGCCAAGTGTCACTTTGTTGCCATAGATATATTCAATGGTAAAAAGCTTGAGGATATTGTTCCTTCATCCCACAACTGTGAT GTTCCACATGTGAACCGCACAGAGTACCAGCTGATTGACATATCAGAGGATGGATTC GTGAGCCTTCTTACTGAGAGCGGTAACACTAAGGATGATCTTAGACTCCCAACTGATGACAGTCTCCTGGGTCAG ATCAAGACTGGATTTGGTGAAGGCAAGGATCTTGTTGTGACTGTCATGTCCGCCATGGGGGAGGAGCAGATCTGCGCGCTGAAGGACATTGGCCCCAAGTAA
- the LOC127780904 gene encoding probable mitochondrial saccharopine dehydrogenase-like oxidoreductase At5g39410, whose translation MATPPPPPAPTPEVFDVVIFGASGFTGRYVIREALKFLPPSSSPLRSLALAGRSRDRVAAALRWAAGPGGAAPDLPILVADASDPASLAALAARARVVLSCAGPFRLHGRQVAAACAAAGADCLDISGEPEFMERVEAEFHEAAAKNGSLIISACGFDSIPAELGFLFHSRQWAPPSVPVTVQAYLSLESDKRIVGNFGTYESGVLGVANAGELQALRRSRPRRPRPNIPGPPPPKGSLVEHDKALGLWTIKLPSADTVVVKRTLSTVTEHPEGLPGVEESADFAEHRKSFWSSVKPAHFGVKLTSKSLLGIAQFIFTGLCIGLLGGFSFGRSLLLKFPSFFSAGWFRKSGPTEEQVSSASFKMWFVGRGYSDAARASDRGSKPDKEIITRVSGPEIGYITTPIVLVQCALVLLSQRGNLPKGGVYTPGAVFGPTDIQQRLQENGLLFDLVSTRTL comes from the exons atggcgacgccgccgccgccgccggcgccgacgccggaggTGTTCGACGTCGTCATCTTCGGGGCTTCGGGGTTCACCGGAAGGTACGTCATCCGCGAGGCGCTCAAGTTCCTGCCCCCGTCGTCGTCCCCGCTCCGCTCGCTCGCGCTCGCCGGCCGCAGCCGcgaccgcgtcgccgccgcgctccgctggGCGGCGGGGCCCGGGGGGGCGGCGCCCGACCTGCCGATCCTCGTCGCGGACGCCTCCGACCCGGCGTccctcgccgcgctcgcggcgcgggcgcgcgtCGTGCTGTCCTGCGCGGGCCCCTTCCGCCTCCACGGCAGGCAGGTCGCGgcggcctgcgccgccgcgggggccgACTGCCTCGACATCTCCGGGGAGCCCGAGTTCATGGAGCGCGTCGAGGCGGAGTTCCACGAGGCCGCCGCCAAGAACGGGTCGCTGATCATCTCGGCCTGCGGGTTTGACTCCATCCCCGCGGAGCTCGGGTTCTTGTTCCACTCCAGGCAGTGGGCGCCGCCGTCCGTGCCGGTGACCGTGCAGGCGTACCTGAGCCTGGAGTCGGACAAGAGGATCGTCGGGAACTTCGGGACGTACGAGTCGGGCGTGCTCGGTGTGGCCAACGCCGGTGAACTTCAGGCGCTGCGCCGGTCGCGGCCAAGGCGACCCAGGCCCAAT ATTCCAGGCCCTCCACCTCCCAAAGGATCTCTGGTTGAACATGACAAGGCACTGGGATTGTGGACTATAAAGTTACCTTCTGCAGACACAGTGGTTGTGAAGAGAACCCTATCAACAGTGACAGAGCATCCTGAGGGCCTTCCTGGGGTGGAAGAATCCGCGGATTTCGCTGAGCATAGGAAGAGCTTCTGGTCTTCTGTTAAACCAGCGCATTTCGGAGTGAAGCTCACCTCCAAATCCTTGCTGGGCATTGCGCAGTTCATCTTCACTGGACTCTGCATCGGCCTGCTGGGAGGTTTCTCCTTTGGCAGGTCCCTCCTACTAAAATTCCCCTCATTCTTCTCCGCCGGTTGGTTCAGGAAGAGCGGACCGACGGAGGAACAGGTGAGCAGCGCCTCGTTCAAGATGTGGTTCGTTGGGCGTGGCTACAGCGACGCGGCTCGTGCATCGGACCGCGGGAGCAAGCCTGACAAGGAGATCATCACGAGGGTTTCGGGACCAGAGATCGGCTACATCACAACCCCGATCGTCCTGGTCCAATGCGCCCTCGTCCTGCTGAGCCAGCGAGGGAACCTACCTAAGGGCGGGGTGTACACACCGGGTGCCGTTTTCGGCCCTACCGATATCCAGCAGCGCCTCCAGGAGAATGGCCTGTTGTTCGACCTTGTCTCAACTAGGACACTGTGA
- the LOC127780452 gene encoding probable LRR receptor-like serine/threonine-protein kinase At1g74360 yields MSPLLLGFLCLLLFAGQVAVVASDDDREVLVELKRFLQANNRFNRGEYDRWPESDASPCRWAGVTCDGRGRVTALDLSGSAISGAAFGNFSRLTALTWLDLSDNGIGGELPAGDLAQCRGLVHLNLSHNLIAGGLDVSGLTKLRTLDVSGNRFVGGAAASFVPAACGDLAVLNVSGNGFTGDITGLFDGCPKLEYIDLSTNNFTGELWPGIARFTQFNVAENNLTGGVPAATFPGGCKLRSLDLSANHFAGEFPDSIASCSNLTYLSLWGNGFAGKIPAGIGELAGLETLILGKNRFDRRIPPELTNCTSLQFLDMSTNAFGGDMQGILGEFVTLKYLVLHHNNYTGGIVSSGVLRLPLLARLDLSFNQFSGELPLEVADMKSLKYLMLPANSFSGGIPPEYGRLAELQALDLSYNGLTGRIPASIGNLTSLLWLMLAGNQLSGEIPPEIGNCSSLLWLNLADNRLTGRIPPEMAEIGRNPAPTFEKNRKDVSVLAGSGECQAMRRWIPATYPPFNFVYTVMTRENCRSIWDRLLKGYGIIPICTNSSSPVRSNTISGYVQLSGNKLSGEIPSQIGAMRNLSLLHLDNNQLTGRLPPAISHLPLVVLNVSNNSISGGIPPEIGHILCLEILDLAYNNFSGELPASLGNLTGLNKFNVSYNPLLSGDVPTTGQLGTFDELSFLGDPLITLQDRGPRRQRAPQAAIRGRGMSPRTIALWFVFSLIIAFIAGTVVFIMANLRARFPVDQDPDPESLSCENPKCGGGGGGGGKCGAFHMSATSSPPSGCSSSCVTGCSSSSEGVKVFRLDKTAFTYRDIVAATSGFSDDRVVGRGGYGVVYRGVLPDGRDVAVKKLARLRDCGGGGGGEDSGEREFRAEMEVLADRMGFTWPHPNLVTLYGWCLAGSAKILVYEYLDGGNLESLIGDHAAFGRRRRLDAAIGVARALVFLHHECRPAVVHRDVKASNVLLGRDGGVKVTDFGLARVVRPGDTHVSTMVAGTVGYVAPEYGQTWRATTKGDVYSYGVLLMELATGRRAVDGGEEECLVEWSRRMAQEGWPAREAAAAAAASSGAVLWDMLMLGMRCTADSPQERPDMPDVLAALLDIAGSGCGGGSSSRGGE; encoded by the exons ATGTCTCCCCTGCTTCTTGGATTCCTCTGCTTACTCCTCTTCGCAG GTCAGGTGGCGGTGGTAGCCAGCGACGACGACAGGGAGGTGCTCGTCGAGCTGAAGAGGTTTCTTCAGGCGAACAACAGGTTCAACCGGGGGGAGTATGACCGGTGGCCGGAGTCCGACGCGTCGCCGTGCCGGTGGGCCGGCGTGACCTGCGACGGGCGCGGCCGCGTCACGGCGCTCGACCTCTCCGGCTCGGCCATCAGCGGCGCCGCGTTCGGCAACTTCTCCCGGCTCACGGCGCTCACGTGGCTCGACCTCTCCGACAacggcatcggcggcgagctccccgcCGGCGACCTCGCCCAATGCCGCGGCCTCGTGCACCTCAACCTGTCGCACAACCTCATCGCCGGGGGGCTCGACGTCTCCGGCCTGACCAAGCTGCGCACGCTCGACGTGTCCGGGAACCGGTTcgtgggcggcgccgcggcgagcttcgtcccggcggcgtgcggcgaccTCGCCGTGCTCAACGTCTCCGGCAACGGCTTCACCGGCGACATCACCGGCCTCTTCGACGGCTGCCCCAAGCTCGAGTACATCGACCTCAGCACCAACAACTTCACTGGCGAGCTATGGCCGGGCATCGCGAGGTTCACGCAGTTCAACGTTGCCGAGaacaacctcaccggcggcgtccCGGCAGCCACGTTCCCCGGCGGCTGCAAGCTCAGGTCTCTAGACCTCTCCGCGAACCACTTCGCCGGAGAATTCCCGGACTCCATCGCAAGCTGCTCGAACCTGACGTACCTGTCGCTGTGGGGGAACGGTTTCGCCGGCAAGATACCCGCCGGGATCGGGGAGCTCGCCGGACTCGAGACGCTGATCCTTGGTAAGAACCGATTCGATCGCCGGATTCCGCCGGAGCTGACGAACTGCACGTCGCTGCAGTTCTTGGACATGAGCACCAACGCGTTCGGCGGCGACATGCAGGGGATCCTCGGCGAGTTCGTGACGTTGAAGTACCTCGTGTTGCACCACAACAACTACACCGGCGGCATCGTCTCCTCCGGCGTGCTCCGGCTGCCGCTGCTCGCAAGGCTCGACCTCAGCTTCAACCagttctccggcgagctccccctCGAGGTGGCCGACATGAAGAGCCTCAAGTACCTGATGCTCCCGGCGAATAGCTTCTCCGGTGGGATCCCGCCGGAGTACGGCCGCCTCGCCGAGCTCCAGGCGCTGGACTTGTCGTACAACGGCCTCACCGGCAGGATACCGGCGAGCATCGGGAACCTCACGTCGCTGCTCTGGCTGATGCTCGCCGGGAACCAGCTCTCCGGCGAGATACCGCCGGAGATCGGCAACTGCAGCAGCTTGCTCTGGCTGAACCTGGCCGACAACCGGTTGACCGGCAGGATCCCGCCGGAGATGGCAGAGATAGGGAGGAACCCCGCGCCGACGTTCGAGAAGAACCGGAAGGATGTCAGCGTGCTCGCCGGCTCCGGCGAGTGCCAGGCCATGAGGCGGTGGATTCCGGCGACCTACCCGCCGTTCAACTTCGTGTACACGGTGATGACGCGGGAGAATTGCCGCAGCATATGGGATCGCCTCCTCAAGGGCTACGGGATCATCCCGATCTGCACCaactcgtcgtcgccggtgaggtCGAACACGATCTCCGGCTACGTGCAGCTCTCCGGCAACAAGCTCTCCGGCGAGATACCATCCCAGATCGGCGCAATGCGGAACCTCAGCCTGCTCCACCTCGACAACAACCAGCTCACGGgccggctgccgccggcgaTCAGCCACCTGCCGCTCGTCGTGCTGAACGTCTCGAACAACAGCATCTCCGGCGGGATCCCGCCGGAGATCGGCCACATCCTGTGCCTCGAGATACTCGACCTGGCGTACAACaacttctccggcgagctcccggcGAGCCTCGGCAACCTGACCGGCCTGAACAAGTTCAACGTGTCGTACAACCCGCTCCTCTCCGGCGACGTCCCGACCACCGGCCAGCTCGGGACCTTCGACGAGCTCTCCTTCCTCGGCGACCCCCTCATCACGTTGCAGGATCGAGGCCCTCGCCGGCAGAGAGCGCCACAGGCCGCCATTAGAGGGCGCGGGATGTCTCCGAGAACCATCGCGCTGTGGTTCGTCTTCTCCCTCATCATCGCCTTCATCGCCGGCACGGTGGTGTTCATCATGGCCAACCTGCGGGCGAGGTTTCCGGTGGACCAGGACCCGGACCCCGAGTCGCTCTCCTGCGAGAACCccaagtgcggcggcggcggcggcggcggaggcaagtGCGGCGCGTTCCATATGTCggccacgtcgtcgccgccgtccgggTGCTCGTCGTCGTGCGTGACGGgttgctcgtcgtcgtcggaggggGTGAAGGTGTTCAGGCTCGACAAGACGGCGTTCACGTACCGCGACATCGTGGCGGCGACCAGCGGCTTCTCCGACGACCGCGTGGTCGGGCGTGGCGGCTACGGCGTGGTGTACCGCGGCGTGCTCCCCGACGGCCGCGACGTGGCGGTCAAGAAGCTCGCGAGGCTccgcgactgcggcggcggcggcggcggcgaggacagcGGCGAGCGCGAGTTCCGCGCCGAGATGGAGGTGCTCGCCGACCGGATGGGGTTCACGTGGCCGCACCCGAACCTGGTCACGCTCTACGGCTGGTGCCTCGCCGGCTCGGCCAAGATCCTGGTCTACGAGTACCTCGACGGCGGCAACCTGGAGTCCCTCATCGGCGACCACGCCgcgttcgggcggcggcggcggctggacgcGGCCATCGGCGTGGCGCGCGCGCTGGTGTTCCTGCACCACGAGTGCCGCCCCGCCGTGGTGCACCGCGACGTGAAGGCCAGCAACGTGCTCCtcggccgcgacggcggcgtcaagGTGACGGACTTCGGGCTGGCCAGGGTGGTCCGCCCCGGCGACACCCACGTCAGCACGATGGTGGCCGGCACGGTGGGGTACGTGGCGCCGGAGTACGGGCAGACGTGGCGCGCCACGACCAAGGGCGACGTGTACAGCTACGGCGTGCTGCTCATGGAGCTCGCCACGGGGCggcgcgccgtcgacggcggcgaggaggagtgCCTGGTCGAGTGGAGCCGGAGGATGGCCCAGGAGGGGtggccggcgagggaggcggcggcggcggcggcggcgtcgagcggcgCGGTGCTCTGGGACATGCTCATGCTCGGCATGCGGTGCACCGCCGACTCGCCGCAGGAGCGGCCGGACATGCCGGACGTGCTCGCCGCCTTACTCGACATCGCCGggtccggctgcggcggcggcagctcgtcgcgcggcggcgagtAA